From a region of the Mercurialis annua linkage group LG1-X, ddMerAnnu1.2, whole genome shotgun sequence genome:
- the LOC126681631 gene encoding EH domain-containing protein 1-like: MELGKESGVSCSKAQQHLYKEWFDVADSDGDGRITGDDAATFFSLSNLSRPELKQVWALADSKRQGFLGFSEFVTAMQLISLAQAGHQITSHLLKTTASTGDIQPPLMEGITDLLLRKKGSTVHNQPEISASAQLQPSTTAHRYNSKSSRKMPLIAVTSIIDGLKKLYIETLKPLEVTYRFNDFMSPLLTNSDFDAKPMVMLLGQYSTGKTTFIKHLLRCNYPGAHIGPEPTTDRFVVVMSGPDERTIPGNTVAVHADMPFNGLTSFGGAFLSKFECSQMPHPLLDEITIVDTPGVLSGEKQRTQRSYDFTGVISWFAAKSDIILLLFDPHKLDISDEFKRVIASLRGNDDKIRVVLNKADQVDTQQLMRVYGALMWSLGKVLNTPEVARVYIGSFNDKPIDEENVNPLFRELFEKEQDDLLMDLVDIPKKACDRRINEFVKRARAAKIHAYIISHLKKEMPAMMGKAKTQQRLIDNLEEEFGKVQREFHLAAGDFPNVDHFREVLNGYSIDKFEKLKPKMIQAVDDMLAYEIPQLLNKFRNPYA; encoded by the exons ATGGAACTAGGAAAAGAATCGGGTGTATCGTGCTCAAAAGCGCAGCAACATTTGTATAAGGAGTGGTTCGATGTAGCCGATTCAG ATGGCGATGGGCGCATCACTGGGGACGATGCTGCTACCTTCTTCTCTTTGTCCAACCTTTCTCGCCCGGAACTCAAACAG GTCTGGGCCCTTGCAGATTCTAAACGCCAGGGATTCTTAGGTTTCTCAGAGTTCGTTACTGCTATGCAG CTTATTTCTCTCGCACAAGCAGGACATCAAATTACCTCTCATCTTCTTAAAACTACTG CTTCCACCGGCGATATTCAACCTCCTCTCATGGAAGGCATTACTGACTTGTTACTT CGAAAGAAGGGCTCAACAGTACACAATCAGCCGGAAATTAGTG CATCTGCTCAGTTGCAACCATCAACAACTGCTCACCGATATAATTCAAAATCATCAAGAAAG ATGCCATTAATTGCTGTTACATCCATCATTGATGGCTTGAAGAAACTGTACATTGAAACACTTAAGCCTTTGGAAGTTACttaccgttttaatgatttCATGTCTCCCTTATTG acGAACAGTGACTTTGATGCCAAGCCTATGGTTATGCTTTTGGGCCAGTATTCTACTGGCAAAACaacatttataaaacatttacTTAGATGTAACTACCCAG GAGCTCACATTGGACCAGAGCCAACAACTGATAGATTTGTTGTTGTGATG TCTGGACCTGATGAAAGGACTATACCTGGGAATACTGTTGCTGTTCACGCAGATATGCCATTTAATGGCCTGACATCTTTTGGAGGGGCATTCTTATCAAAGTTTGAGTGCTCGCAAATGCCACATCCT TTGCTGGATGAAATCACAATTGTTGACACCCCTGGGGTTCTGTCTGGTGAGAAGCAACGGACACAAAGGAGTTATGATTTTACTGGTGTTATATCATGGTTTGCAGCAAAATCTGATATCATTCTTCTATTGTTTGACCCTCATAAACTTGATATAAGTGATGAGTTTAAGAGGGTTATTGCATCTTTGCGTGGCAATGATGACAAGATACGTGTTGTATTAAATAAAGCAGACCAAGTTGATACGCAACAG TTGATGAGAGTTTATGGGGCATTAATGTGGTCACTTGGAAAAGTTCTAAATACTCCAGAAGTTGCGAGAGTTTATATCGG TTCATTTAATGATAAGCCTATTGACGAGGAAAATGTCAACCCATTGTTTCGTGAACTTTTTGAAAAAGAACAAGATGATCTGCTCATGGACTTGGTTGATATTCCTAAGAAGGCCTGCGATCGTCGG ATCAATGAGTTTGTGAAGCGTGCAAGAGCGGCTAAGATACATGCATACATAATAAGCCATCTGAAGAAAGAGATGCCTGCCATGATGGGGAAGGCTAAGACTCAGCAGCGCCTCATTGATAATTTAGAGGAAGAATTTGGGAAG GTGCAGAGGGAGTTCCATTTAGCAGCTGGAGACTTCCCAAATGTGGATCACTTCAGGGAAGTGCTGAATGGGTATAGCATAGACAAATTTGAGAAATTGAAGCCTAAGATGATACAAGCGGTTGATGACATGCTGGCCTATGAAATCCCTCAACTTTTGAACAAGTTCAGGAATCCATATGCATAA